The DNA region ACTCATGAAATGGAGGAGGCACTTGTTCGCGTCGGTTTTCAAAAGGAGAAAATATGACGGAAACAGGTATAACATCTTCAGTCATTACCATCACATCTACTCTGAGAGAATATGACCTCGCTAATGAAATTGCCGCAAAAAAAGCAGACACAGTTCTTGCATGGATCGAGAAGGAACATCTTTCACTTTCCAATGTACTTATATTCGGTCTATATTTTACAGGAGCCGCTCTGGCTTCAAGATTGGACAAGAAAGCAAAGGTTACTGTTATTGATATCTACCCTCATCTTGCAGAACTCATTAACGGTCGAATAGATTTTTTCACACATATCTCCGAGGTTCCGTGCAGGCGATGGAGCCTTATTATTGATACGACCGGTCTTGGCGGTGTAGATAAACAGACACTTTCTTCTTTATATTGCGATGCTCTTATTGTTGAAGACCCGTG from Methanocorpusculum labreanum Z includes:
- a CDS encoding DUF1188 domain-containing protein; translated protein: MTETGITSSVITITSTLREYDLANEIAAKKADTVLAWIEKEHLSLSNVLIFGLYFTGAALASRLDKKAKVTVIDIYPHLAELINGRIDFFTHISEVPCRRWSLIIDTTGLGGVDKQTLSSLYCDALIVEDPCSDASDMCICSASNRREILMNHSAPKKGLLTTTGLNTKTSGTMTLTVAAARHAAAEAEKLCGTLYAVSAADFPERILFKERDMLQFQAVMSQPALRISSLKEIDVDAVLRESLSLIRTEIIEVETDDRC